The Spirosoma radiotolerans genome has a window encoding:
- a CDS encoding helix-turn-helix domain-containing protein, whose product MEEIIKIGSIAQYNTMRGVPTKHPLVTVIDLSKAQPMPSGSFNFGLYAVGLKELNHGPLRYGRKHYDYQEGSLIFISPGQVVGVQPGVDLLAPKGWALLFHPDLIAGTPLGKHMQAYSFFSYAVHEALHLSEKEKRIVIDCFSKIEYELDQNIDKHSKGLIAANIELLLNYCIRFYDRQFITRDHANQGILERFESLLTGYFSSDKPQNEGLPSVAYCAEALHLSPNYFGDLVKKETGRSAQEYIQFKVIDMAKERVFDRNKSVSEIAYELGFKYPQHFTRLFKQKTGVTPNDYRIIN is encoded by the coding sequence ATGGAGGAGATTATCAAAATTGGCAGCATTGCCCAGTACAATACCATGCGGGGCGTACCGACCAAACATCCGCTGGTTACGGTGATTGACCTCTCGAAAGCGCAACCGATGCCCTCGGGGTCATTCAACTTTGGGTTGTATGCGGTGGGTCTGAAAGAACTGAACCATGGCCCATTGCGCTATGGAAGAAAGCACTATGACTACCAGGAAGGAAGTCTGATATTCATATCGCCTGGACAGGTGGTAGGTGTGCAACCCGGCGTTGACCTATTGGCCCCCAAAGGCTGGGCCTTGCTCTTTCATCCCGACCTGATAGCTGGCACTCCGTTGGGCAAACACATGCAGGCATATTCGTTCTTTTCATATGCTGTTCATGAAGCGCTTCATCTGTCGGAAAAAGAGAAGCGTATCGTGATTGACTGCTTCTCAAAAATCGAGTATGAACTCGATCAAAACATAGACAAGCACAGCAAAGGACTGATTGCGGCCAACATCGAGTTGCTGCTCAATTACTGCATCCGTTTTTACGACCGCCAGTTCATTACCCGCGACCATGCCAACCAAGGAATCCTGGAACGGTTTGAGTCCTTATTGACAGGCTATTTTTCCTCCGATAAACCGCAGAACGAAGGCCTGCCTTCGGTTGCTTATTGTGCCGAAGCCCTGCATTTATCCCCCAACTATTTTGGTGACCTGGTGAAGAAAGAAACCGGCCGATCGGCCCAGGAATACATTCAATTCAAAGTGATCGATATGGCCAAAGAGCGCGTGTTTGACCGGAATAAATCGGTGAGCGAAATTGCCTATGAATTAGGGTTTAAATACCCACAGCATTTTACCCGTTTGTTTAAACAAAAAACAGGTGTTACGCCGAATGATTACCGGATAATAAACTAA
- a CDS encoding aldo/keto reductase codes for MKTRQLGTSGLAVSELGFGCMGLSHGYGPATNETDAIALIQKAFESGITFFDTAEVYGQGANEQLVGKALHDVRDKVIIATKFGFNNGRNTDGLNSRPERIRQVAENSLRYLQTDYIDLFYQHRVDPNVPIEDVAGTVNELIAEGKVKHFGMSEAGVQSIRRAHAVQPVAALQSEYSMFWREPEKEIIPLLEELGIGFVPFSPLGKGFLTGKMTAATEFDKTDWRNVMPRFSKENREANQIIVDLVVKIAGEHNATGMLRRETATTPAQIALAWLLAQKPWIVPIPGTTKMTRLAENIGGADITLSDDDLATINQALDNISLQGERYPAILADLQGR; via the coding sequence ATGAAAACACGACAATTAGGAACCTCAGGATTAGCCGTGTCCGAACTTGGCTTCGGCTGCATGGGATTAAGCCATGGGTACGGTCCGGCAACTAACGAAACCGATGCCATTGCACTCATTCAAAAAGCGTTTGAATCGGGCATTACGTTCTTTGATACCGCAGAAGTGTATGGGCAAGGCGCTAATGAACAGCTGGTAGGAAAAGCATTGCATGATGTACGGGATAAAGTAATCATCGCTACCAAGTTTGGCTTTAACAACGGCCGGAATACAGACGGGTTGAATAGTCGCCCGGAACGCATCCGGCAGGTGGCGGAAAACTCACTCCGGTATCTGCAAACCGATTATATCGACTTGTTTTATCAACACCGCGTGGACCCTAATGTGCCTATTGAAGACGTTGCCGGAACGGTAAACGAATTGATTGCCGAAGGCAAAGTAAAACACTTTGGTATGAGTGAAGCCGGCGTGCAAAGTATACGCCGAGCGCACGCGGTACAACCCGTGGCCGCTTTGCAAAGCGAATACTCCATGTTTTGGCGCGAACCGGAAAAGGAAATTATTCCCTTGCTGGAGGAATTGGGCATTGGCTTCGTTCCGTTTAGCCCATTAGGCAAAGGGTTTTTAACGGGTAAGATGACTGCGGCCACTGAATTTGACAAGACCGATTGGCGCAATGTCATGCCTCGTTTTAGCAAGGAAAACCGTGAAGCAAATCAAATCATTGTTGACCTTGTGGTCAAGATTGCCGGAGAACATAACGCAACCGGAATGCTCCGGCGGGAAACCGCGACCACACCCGCGCAGATCGCCTTAGCCTGGCTGCTGGCTCAGAAGCCCTGGATTGTACCCATTCCGGGAACCACAAAAATGACTCGCTTAGCCGAAAATATAGGTGGTGCAGACATTACCTTAAGCGATGATGATCTGGCCACCATCAACCAGGCTTTAGACAACATCAGCCTTCAGGGAGAACGCTATCCAGCAATCTTGGCAGATCTACAAGGCAGGTAA
- a CDS encoding PadR family transcriptional regulator: protein MKGTQLGEFEEIILLTVALLYDDAYGVAVLEELSSRLERPISLGMVHRTLQRLEEKKLLHSRFSEPIAERGGRSKRLFTITLAGDHALQQARRIRNELWDGIPKTAFDHLT from the coding sequence ATGAAAGGGACTCAACTGGGTGAGTTCGAAGAGATCATTCTGCTGACGGTCGCCCTACTCTACGATGACGCCTACGGGGTGGCTGTTTTGGAAGAATTAAGCAGCCGTTTGGAGCGGCCTATAAGCTTAGGCATGGTGCATCGGACTTTGCAACGCTTAGAAGAAAAAAAATTGCTTCATTCCCGGTTTAGTGAGCCTATTGCCGAACGGGGGGGACGAAGCAAACGGCTATTTACGATAACCCTGGCTGGTGATCATGCCTTACAGCAAGCACGACGCATCCGAAATGAATTGTGGGACGGTATTCCAAAAACTGCTTTTGATCACCTAACATGA
- a CDS encoding RES family NAD+ phosphorylase — MDSQRVVGAVELLPYWQENTYNRSQHLLADWLAKPDVLALGVPSSVMPDGINYLLHPAHSGYGFIEVIDEKPLSMDPRLWSK; from the coding sequence ATGGATAGCCAGCGGGTAGTGGGCGCGGTTGAGCTACTGCCTTACTGGCAAGAGAATACCTATAACCGGAGTCAGCATCTTCTGGCCGACTGGCTAGCTAAGCCGGATGTGTTAGCCTTAGGTGTGCCCTCCTCAGTGATGCCAGATGGCATCAACTACTTATTGCATCCGGCCCATAGTGGCTATGGCTTTATAGAAGTAATTGACGAGAAGCCTCTATCGATGGATCCCCGCCTATGGTCGAAGTAG
- a CDS encoding ABC transporter permease, which translates to MNRKNRIHLDNHSERSVVQPPRWAEQLLIRITAPYIRDEVLGDLYELFQKRVHRYGVRTAQLLYVLEMLFMLHPRLWRRKPEASFKPRYSKFNDFSTISIFHPAMIRNYLKLAFRNLAKHKGYSAINIAGLAVGMAVAMLIGIWIQDEVSANKHHKNYETLYEVRLNQTFDGKRGTQSALPFPTGEELRSKFPDFKAVATYQRSDGNRSLMVGDQKFIKNGIFIGEDAIDMFSLNILNGDKNPFKEPYSIVLTDETAQAIFGNQDPIGKIIRLEDKADLKVTAVVAKQPKNATLQFEYLLPWHLMENMYDWVKKAKIDWRNNDFGLYVQLKDGVDPAQTNAKIKDVVLNHQADDANIRNLVKPELFLHPMSKWRLYSEFTEGQNTGGFIKYVRLFGIFGLFILVIACINFMNLSTARSEKRAKEVGVRKAVGSGREQLIGQFLSESTLIAGLALVLALVIVMASLPYFNRLTEKAMSIEFGNPVYWGVILLFTAFTGLLAGSYPAFYLSSFNPVRILKGGIHVGKNATLPRKILVVVQFTFSVVLMIGTIIIYQQIQHGKNRPLGFTKQGLISVNSSTDLLEHFDALKGELLATGAVMSICKTNAPPTQWWSSNSGWKWKGAGPADESVIFTTIATSYDYAKTMGIRLKEGRDFSRDFATDSTGVILNEAAVKRMGLKHPVGEIIKWANRNWTVVGVIPNIVLEWSPYRDVAPMTVIFAENWVNFIDLRLNPALSPSVAIQKIRPIFDKYNPAYPFDYKFADTEYAKKFSYEELIGNLSALVCMLAIFISCLGLFGLASFMAEQRVKEIGVRKVLGASVVSVWGLLSKDFVSLVLIACIVASPLAWYVMQEWLESYTYKISIQADVFVIVFVLALLITLLTVSYQALKAALVNPVKSLRSD; encoded by the coding sequence ATGAATCGGAAAAATAGAATCCATCTGGATAATCATTCGGAGCGGTCGGTGGTCCAGCCGCCCCGCTGGGCTGAGCAGCTACTCATTCGAATTACGGCTCCTTATATCCGGGACGAAGTGCTAGGCGATCTGTATGAATTGTTTCAAAAACGAGTCCACCGGTACGGGGTTAGAACAGCCCAACTACTGTATGTGCTGGAAATGCTGTTCATGTTGCATCCCCGGCTATGGCGACGCAAACCCGAGGCCAGTTTCAAACCCCGTTATAGTAAATTCAATGACTTCTCTACAATCTCAATTTTCCACCCGGCCATGATCCGAAATTATTTAAAACTCGCTTTTCGCAACCTAGCCAAACACAAAGGATATTCAGCGATCAACATTGCTGGACTGGCTGTGGGTATGGCCGTTGCGATGCTGATTGGCATCTGGATACAGGACGAAGTATCCGCCAACAAGCACCATAAAAACTACGAAACTCTTTATGAAGTTAGACTGAACCAAACCTTCGACGGCAAACGGGGTACACAAAGTGCATTACCGTTTCCAACGGGCGAAGAACTACGATCTAAGTTCCCCGATTTTAAGGCTGTAGCAACGTATCAGCGGTCGGATGGTAATCGTTCGTTGATGGTTGGCGATCAGAAATTCATCAAAAATGGCATTTTCATCGGTGAAGATGCTATTGATATGTTCTCCCTAAACATCCTGAATGGCGATAAAAACCCATTTAAGGAGCCCTACTCGATCGTGCTGACGGACGAAACCGCCCAAGCTATTTTCGGCAATCAGGACCCGATTGGTAAGATCATCAGATTGGAAGATAAGGCCGATTTAAAAGTGACAGCTGTGGTTGCCAAACAACCAAAGAATGCTACGCTTCAATTTGAGTATTTGCTTCCCTGGCACCTGATGGAGAATATGTATGACTGGGTAAAAAAAGCAAAAATAGATTGGCGGAATAACGATTTTGGCCTTTATGTCCAGCTTAAAGACGGCGTCGACCCAGCACAAACCAACGCCAAAATAAAAGACGTAGTGTTAAACCATCAGGCCGATGATGCCAATATTAGAAACCTCGTCAAGCCCGAATTATTCCTGCATCCCATGTCAAAATGGCGGCTCTATTCGGAGTTCACCGAAGGGCAAAACACGGGTGGTTTTATTAAGTACGTTCGCTTATTTGGCATTTTCGGACTATTTATTCTGGTAATAGCCTGCATCAATTTCATGAATCTCTCCACGGCTCGATCTGAAAAACGGGCGAAAGAAGTGGGCGTTCGTAAAGCTGTCGGCTCGGGTCGTGAGCAACTCATCGGGCAGTTTTTAAGTGAATCAACGTTGATTGCTGGTCTAGCATTGGTACTGGCGCTGGTTATTGTCATGGCCTCACTGCCGTATTTCAATAGGCTGACCGAGAAGGCGATGTCCATTGAATTCGGCAATCCCGTTTACTGGGGCGTTATCCTTCTGTTTACTGCATTCACAGGTTTATTGGCAGGCAGCTATCCGGCGTTTTATTTGTCGTCGTTCAACCCCGTCCGAATTTTAAAAGGCGGAATCCATGTTGGAAAAAATGCTACGTTGCCTCGAAAAATACTGGTAGTTGTTCAGTTTACGTTTTCCGTAGTGCTGATGATTGGTACCATCATCATTTATCAACAGATTCAGCATGGCAAAAACCGACCCCTTGGTTTTACCAAACAAGGGCTCATTTCGGTCAATTCCTCGACAGATTTGCTCGAACATTTTGACGCGCTTAAGGGCGAATTACTGGCAACGGGAGCAGTGATGTCTATTTGTAAGACAAATGCCCCACCCACACAATGGTGGAGCAGCAATAGTGGCTGGAAATGGAAAGGAGCAGGTCCGGCAGATGAATCCGTCATTTTTACGACCATTGCCACGAGTTATGACTACGCCAAAACGATGGGAATTCGACTCAAAGAAGGACGCGATTTTTCGAGAGATTTTGCCACCGATTCCACCGGAGTTATTCTAAATGAAGCGGCTGTTAAGCGCATGGGATTAAAACATCCGGTTGGTGAAATCATAAAATGGGCGAACCGGAACTGGACTGTCGTCGGAGTAATTCCTAATATCGTCCTGGAATGGTCCCCGTATCGTGATGTCGCCCCAATGACGGTAATTTTTGCCGAAAACTGGGTTAATTTCATTGATTTACGACTTAATCCAGCCTTATCTCCTTCGGTTGCTATCCAAAAAATTCGACCCATTTTTGATAAATACAACCCTGCCTATCCATTCGATTACAAATTTGCGGATACGGAGTACGCCAAAAAATTCAGCTATGAAGAGTTGATTGGCAACCTGTCGGCCCTGGTCTGTATGCTGGCCATTTTTATTTCTTGCCTGGGCCTGTTTGGGCTGGCTTCGTTTATGGCCGAACAGCGGGTTAAGGAAATCGGCGTCCGGAAGGTATTAGGTGCTAGTGTGGTCAGTGTGTGGGGACTCCTCTCAAAAGACTTTGTGAGCCTCGTGCTTATTGCCTGCATCGTGGCTTCGCCCCTAGCCTGGTACGTAATGCAGGAATGGTTGGAAAGCTATACCTATAAAATCAGTATCCAGGCGGATGTCTTTGTCATCGTGTTCGTGCTGGCCTTACTCATCACCTTGCTGACGGTGAGTTATCAGGCCCTAAAAGCGGCTTTAGTCAACCCAGTAAAAAGTTTAAGAAGTGATTAG
- a CDS encoding VOC family protein produces MTNSIYPCLWFDGQAQAAAQFYCSIFKNSKITTDNSVAVSFELNGQKFMGLNGGPEFKFNEAVSFVIDCETQQEIDYYWEQLISDGGKEGRCGWLKDKFGVSWQVIPTILAKLLSNPDRAQGVVQAYMKMNKFDIHALENA; encoded by the coding sequence ATGACAAATTCCATTTATCCCTGCTTATGGTTTGACGGACAAGCGCAGGCAGCAGCACAGTTCTATTGTTCAATTTTCAAGAACTCAAAAATCACCACTGACAATTCAGTCGCCGTATCTTTTGAATTAAACGGTCAGAAATTTATGGGGCTTAATGGGGGGCCGGAATTCAAATTTAATGAAGCGGTTTCGTTTGTAATTGATTGTGAAACCCAGCAGGAAATTGACTACTACTGGGAACAATTAATCTCGGACGGGGGTAAAGAAGGCCGTTGTGGCTGGTTAAAGGATAAGTTTGGTGTTTCATGGCAGGTAATTCCTACCATATTGGCTAAACTATTGAGTAACCCGGATAGAGCACAAGGCGTCGTACAGGCGTATATGAAAATGAATAAGTTTGACATTCACGCATTGGAGAATGCCTAA
- a CDS encoding AraC family transcriptional regulator has product MNVTFPLPPAHLTEFVQRILVIENVRVVTPFKLPLYANGTPTLVFQTAKGQIKGYSTHLTLFGQTVRPETLSLQNDFTLIAYFFKPFVLGPLFGVAAQELTDHPIALDLLESSKVATLMEQLLHAPSTRAMLILIDHYIYSLVVQAKMDLRLIEFATASILKNTNPAVLQTVQNKLGLTERTFQRMFENHIGISPNQYRRICQFNSAFQQLQQRKFDNLADIAFKHEYADQSHFIRSFKEFTGIRPTDYLNFGRP; this is encoded by the coding sequence ATGAACGTTACATTTCCCTTACCCCCGGCTCACCTTACTGAGTTTGTCCAGCGAATACTGGTTATAGAAAATGTTCGGGTAGTAACCCCTTTTAAACTGCCCCTTTATGCAAACGGCACACCAACTTTAGTTTTTCAGACCGCCAAGGGGCAAATTAAAGGATATTCAACTCATTTAACTTTATTTGGCCAAACAGTACGTCCTGAAACATTGAGTTTGCAGAACGATTTTACGCTGATTGCCTATTTTTTTAAGCCCTTCGTATTAGGGCCATTGTTTGGTGTTGCTGCCCAAGAACTAACCGATCATCCAATAGCGCTAGACTTATTGGAATCATCAAAAGTAGCTACCTTAATGGAACAGTTACTGCACGCTCCGTCAACGCGGGCAATGTTAATATTGATTGACCATTACATTTATAGTTTAGTGGTTCAGGCAAAGATGGATTTGCGTTTAATAGAATTTGCCACAGCTTCTATCCTGAAAAACACTAATCCGGCTGTATTGCAAACGGTACAGAATAAACTCGGTCTGACTGAAAGAACCTTTCAGCGAATGTTTGAGAACCATATCGGTATCTCGCCAAATCAATACCGTCGAATTTGTCAATTCAACTCCGCCTTTCAACAATTACAACAAAGAAAGTTTGACAATTTAGCCGACATCGCCTTTAAGCACGAGTATGCTGATCAAAGTCACTTTATACGTTCATTTAAAGAGTTCACAGGTATCAGACCAACCGATTATCTAAATTTTGGCAGGCCCTGA